A stretch of the Streptomyces sp. NBC_00654 genome encodes the following:
- a CDS encoding alkyl/aryl-sulfatase, whose product MDELDYSDRTDFDDAERGFVAALEPAVIRADDGRVIWDGGAYAFLAGECPDTAHPSLWRQSQLCDKQGLFEVTEGIYQVRNLDLSNMTLVEGDTGVIVIDPLISAETAAAALALYREHRGDRQVTGLIYTHSHGDHFGGSRGVLPHGHAPVPVIAPAGFLEHAVAENVYAGGAMTRRAVYMYGAELDKGPAGQISAGLGMTTSKGTITLIPPTLDITRTGQEETVDGVRIVFQMTPGTEAPSEMNFYFPDRRALCMAENATHNMHNILTLRGALVRDTRIWAHYLNETIELYGDGADVAFASHHWPTWGKDRIVEHLAGQRDMWAYMHDQTLRMTNQGLTGAEIAERIELPPAIARRWANRGYYGSLSHNVKAIYQRYMGWFDGNPAHLWEHPPTEQAKRFAADYGGVAALVAKGEEYAHAGDLRFAATLLGHAVFAEPGDAAAKEALASVYEKLGHGSENGTWRNFYLMGAQELRGAVAHTALETTNPEMAMALTVDMLIDSLAIRIDGPRAWDKRLRMAWNVTDEGRTWHLLLSNGALTFRSTDETSGTRGPAPAADLTLTLTKRQLLGVLAGGGFDDVEVQGDPQVFATLTELLDTPDPDFAIVTP is encoded by the coding sequence ATGGATGAACTTGATTACTCCGACAGGACCGACTTCGACGACGCCGAGCGGGGCTTCGTCGCCGCCCTCGAACCGGCCGTCATCCGGGCTGACGACGGCCGGGTGATCTGGGACGGGGGCGCGTACGCGTTCCTGGCCGGGGAATGCCCGGACACCGCGCACCCCAGCCTGTGGCGGCAGAGCCAACTGTGCGACAAACAGGGCCTGTTCGAGGTGACCGAGGGGATCTACCAGGTCCGGAACCTGGATCTGTCGAACATGACGCTGGTCGAGGGCGATACCGGTGTCATCGTCATCGACCCGCTGATCTCCGCCGAGACCGCAGCGGCGGCGCTCGCGCTGTACCGGGAGCACCGGGGTGACCGCCAGGTCACCGGGCTGATCTACACGCACTCGCACGGTGACCACTTCGGCGGTTCGCGCGGCGTCCTGCCGCACGGCCACGCCCCGGTGCCCGTGATCGCCCCGGCGGGGTTCCTGGAACACGCCGTCGCGGAGAACGTGTACGCGGGCGGTGCGATGACCCGCCGCGCGGTGTACATGTACGGCGCCGAACTGGACAAGGGGCCCGCGGGCCAGATCAGCGCGGGCCTGGGCATGACGACCTCCAAGGGCACCATCACCCTCATCCCGCCGACGCTCGACATCACCCGCACCGGCCAGGAGGAGACCGTCGACGGCGTACGGATCGTCTTCCAGATGACACCGGGCACCGAAGCACCGTCGGAAATGAACTTCTACTTCCCCGACCGGCGCGCGCTGTGCATGGCGGAGAACGCCACGCACAACATGCACAACATCCTGACCCTGCGCGGAGCACTGGTCCGGGACACCCGCATCTGGGCCCACTACCTCAACGAGACCATCGAGCTGTACGGCGACGGCGCCGACGTCGCGTTCGCCTCGCACCACTGGCCGACCTGGGGCAAGGACCGCATCGTCGAACACCTGGCGGGCCAGCGCGACATGTGGGCCTATATGCACGACCAGACCCTGCGCATGACCAACCAGGGGCTGACCGGCGCCGAGATCGCCGAGCGGATCGAACTGCCGCCCGCCATCGCGCGCCGGTGGGCGAACCGCGGGTACTACGGTTCGCTCAGCCACAACGTCAAGGCCATCTACCAGCGATACATGGGCTGGTTCGACGGCAACCCGGCCCACCTCTGGGAGCACCCGCCGACCGAGCAGGCCAAGCGTTTCGCCGCGGACTACGGAGGTGTCGCCGCACTCGTCGCCAAGGGCGAGGAATACGCACACGCGGGAGACCTGCGCTTCGCCGCCACGCTTCTCGGGCACGCGGTGTTCGCCGAACCCGGCGACGCGGCGGCCAAGGAGGCGCTGGCCTCGGTGTACGAAAAGCTCGGCCACGGCTCGGAGAACGGCACCTGGCGCAACTTCTACCTGATGGGCGCCCAGGAACTGCGCGGTGCGGTCGCGCACACCGCCCTGGAGACGACCAACCCCGAGATGGCGATGGCGCTGACCGTCGACATGCTCATCGACTCGCTGGCCATCCGCATCGACGGGCCGCGCGCGTGGGACAAGAGGCTCCGGATGGCCTGGAACGTCACCGACGAAGGCCGCACCTGGCACCTGCTGCTGTCCAACGGGGCACTGACCTTCCGCAGCACCGATGAGACATCCGGGACGCGGGGACCGGCGCCGGCCGCCGACCTGACGCTGACCCTGACGAAGCGGCAACTGCTCGGTGTCCTGGCCGGCGGAGGCTTCGACGACGTCGAAGTTCAGGGCGACCCACAGGTCTTCGCCACCCTCACAGAACTGCTCGACACCCCCGATCCCGACTTCGCCATCGTCACGCCCTGA
- a CDS encoding helix-turn-helix transcriptional regulator, translated as MLTSVDPDLIRVLGDPLRLRIVTLLARETLCTTHLVEETGAKQTNLSNHLKVLREAGVVDTEPCGRFTYYKLRPEVLAGLSEQFAGLAESARTAGRNKRACP; from the coding sequence ATGCTGACTTCAGTCGATCCTGATCTGATCCGGGTGCTGGGCGATCCGCTCCGCCTCCGGATCGTGACCCTGCTGGCGCGCGAGACGCTCTGTACGACGCACCTGGTCGAGGAGACCGGCGCGAAGCAGACCAATCTGTCCAACCATCTGAAGGTCCTGCGCGAGGCCGGCGTGGTGGATACCGAGCCGTGCGGCCGCTTCACCTACTACAAGCTGCGCCCCGAGGTCCTCGCCGGCCTCTCGGAGCAGTTCGCGGGGCTGGCCGAGTCCGCCCGTACCGCGGGCCGGAACAAGAGGGCCTGCCCATGA
- a CDS encoding arsenate reductase ArsC, with the protein MSEPSGRPTVLFVCVHNAGRSQMAAAWLTHLAGDRVEVRSAGSAPGDAVNPAAVEVMAEVGIDISAEVPKVLTADAVRESDVCITMGCGDTCPVFPGKRYLDWKLEDPAGRGVAAVRPVRDEIRALVEDLIADIAPEAAV; encoded by the coding sequence ATGTCCGAGCCTTCCGGCAGGCCGACGGTCCTGTTCGTCTGTGTCCACAACGCCGGCCGCTCCCAGATGGCCGCCGCCTGGCTGACCCACCTGGCCGGGGACCGCGTCGAGGTCCGCTCCGCCGGCTCCGCCCCCGGTGATGCCGTCAATCCCGCTGCCGTCGAGGTCATGGCCGAGGTGGGGATCGACATCTCGGCCGAGGTCCCGAAGGTCCTCACCGCCGACGCGGTCCGCGAGTCGGATGTGTGCATCACCATGGGCTGCGGCGACACCTGCCCCGTCTTCCCCGGCAAGCGCTACCTCGACTGGAAGCTGGAGGACCCGGCAGGCCGGGGTGTGGCGGCGGTCCGTCCCGTCCGCGACGAGATCAGAGCGCTGGTCGAGGACCTGATCGCCGATATCGCGCCGGAGGCCGCGGTGTGA
- a CDS encoding N-acetyltransferase — MFSVELRLSARDLVPADLASCGWSGSEHHLAGVAKQLARVRLGEVDYLAVCPVTDIPVAKGGVDYLVKRGVGTLWQLAVHPALQSCGIGTFLVGAAEQRIRARGLRHAELGVEESNPRARVLYERLGYAAYDRQPDAWDEQAPDGSVRRYETMCTLMRKDLS; from the coding sequence ATGTTCAGCGTGGAGTTGCGGCTGTCGGCGCGCGATCTGGTGCCCGCGGACCTGGCGTCGTGCGGGTGGTCGGGGTCCGAACACCATTTGGCAGGCGTCGCGAAGCAGCTGGCCCGCGTACGGCTCGGAGAGGTCGACTACCTCGCGGTCTGCCCCGTGACGGACATCCCCGTGGCGAAGGGTGGTGTCGACTACCTGGTCAAGCGGGGCGTCGGCACGCTGTGGCAGCTCGCGGTGCATCCCGCCCTGCAGTCGTGCGGGATCGGCACCTTCCTCGTCGGTGCCGCGGAGCAACGCATCAGGGCCCGGGGACTGAGGCACGCCGAGCTCGGCGTGGAGGAGAGCAATCCCCGGGCGCGGGTGCTGTACGAACGACTGGGCTATGCCGCATATGACCGTCAGCCGGATGCGTGGGACGAGCAGGCCCCGGACGGGTCGGTGCGGCGCTACGAAACCATGTGCACCCTGATGCGTAAGGACCTCTCCTGA
- a CDS encoding GlxA family transcriptional regulator, whose protein sequence is MTKAVRHHVVVVAYDDVELVEVACVTSAFDGANRLGASPPYEVRLVTPEGRPVRCSSGLVLGSQAALERTRGPVDTLLVVGGPGHAAAARNARLVEHVRRLAGLGRRVASVCTGASVLAATGLLDGRRATTHWAYAHDLAERHPAVHVDAAPLYLRDEHVCTSAGVTGALDLTLAFVEEDHGPALARTLARMMVTYLQRPGNQAQISMFVDAPAPEHRTVRQAVEHITGHLDGDLTTTALATHTGVSGRHLARLFLDHLGQSPARFVRTARAEAAAQLLVSTPLSLASIARRCGFSSAETMRQVFLEHYGTTPSQHRTVHGSARVTPATGSPVARRDGR, encoded by the coding sequence ATGACGAAAGCTGTCCGCCACCATGTGGTGGTCGTGGCCTACGACGACGTGGAACTCGTGGAGGTCGCCTGCGTGACCAGCGCCTTCGACGGGGCGAACCGCCTCGGCGCGAGCCCGCCCTACGAGGTCCGACTGGTCACCCCGGAGGGCCGCCCGGTGCGCTGTTCCTCCGGGCTGGTCCTGGGCTCGCAGGCGGCTCTGGAACGTACCCGCGGCCCGGTCGACACCCTGCTGGTGGTCGGCGGACCGGGCCATGCCGCGGCGGCGCGGAACGCCCGGCTGGTCGAGCATGTACGCCGCCTGGCGGGTCTCGGCCGTCGGGTCGCGTCGGTGTGCACGGGCGCGAGTGTCCTGGCGGCGACGGGCCTGCTCGACGGCCGGCGCGCCACGACCCACTGGGCGTACGCGCACGACCTCGCGGAGCGTCACCCGGCCGTCCACGTCGACGCCGCGCCGCTGTACCTGCGCGACGAGCACGTCTGCACGTCGGCGGGGGTCACCGGGGCGCTCGATCTCACCCTCGCGTTCGTCGAGGAGGACCACGGCCCGGCCCTCGCCCGGACGCTGGCGCGGATGATGGTGACCTATCTCCAGCGTCCGGGAAATCAGGCTCAGATCAGCATGTTCGTCGACGCACCGGCCCCGGAGCACCGGACCGTGCGGCAGGCGGTGGAGCACATCACCGGGCACCTCGACGGCGATCTCACCACTACGGCCCTCGCCACGCACACGGGAGTCAGCGGGCGCCATCTGGCCCGGCTGTTCCTCGACCACCTCGGGCAGAGTCCCGCCCGGTTCGTACGGACCGCACGGGCCGAGGCGGCCGCGCAGCTCCTGGTCTCCACACCGCTCTCCCTGGCCTCGATCGCGAGACGCTGCGGGTTCAGCTCGGCCGAGACGATGAGGCAGGTGTTCCTGGAGCACTACGGAACCACACCGAGCCAGCACCGCACGGTGCACGGCTCCGCACGGGTCACGCCCGCCACCGGCAGTCCGGTTGCCCGCCGGGACGGCCGGTAG
- a CDS encoding lysophospholipid acyltransferase family protein: MLSRIAGILAPGVGRLSVTTDSGTGLTPGSVIVANHTSLADPAIVLAALYRLGVEPVVMAAAGLWRVPLLGRVLAREGHIPVFRRDRRAAAAIDAAAEALAHGRLILIYAEGGLPRRTDAAEAAPGTFHSGLARLTERTGAPVVPVGQAGARRVTSGSVAKQLAGLATAPLRRPDLHVHVGAPLELSGDRAMRTARARSAVTTAWRTAAARLGEPAALAVQAAPAVHAAGRPATGGRPTGRPGGQPDCRWRA, encoded by the coding sequence ATGCTCAGTCGAATCGCCGGCATCCTGGCGCCGGGCGTCGGCCGTCTGTCGGTGACCACCGACTCCGGCACCGGCCTCACGCCGGGCAGCGTCATCGTCGCGAACCACACCTCGCTCGCCGACCCCGCCATCGTGCTCGCCGCCCTGTACCGCCTCGGCGTCGAGCCCGTCGTCATGGCGGCGGCCGGACTGTGGCGCGTTCCCCTGCTCGGCCGGGTCCTCGCCCGGGAGGGGCACATCCCCGTGTTCCGCCGGGACCGCCGGGCCGCGGCCGCGATCGACGCGGCGGCGGAGGCCCTCGCGCACGGCAGGCTGATCCTCATCTACGCCGAAGGCGGCCTGCCCCGCCGCACGGACGCGGCGGAGGCGGCCCCGGGCACCTTCCACAGCGGCCTGGCCCGGCTCACCGAACGCACCGGAGCCCCCGTCGTACCCGTGGGCCAGGCCGGCGCCCGCCGCGTCACCTCGGGAAGCGTGGCCAAGCAGCTCGCCGGACTGGCCACGGCACCGCTGCGCCGGCCCGACCTGCATGTCCACGTGGGGGCGCCGCTGGAACTCAGCGGCGACCGGGCCATGCGCACGGCGCGGGCCCGGAGCGCGGTGACCACGGCGTGGCGTACGGCGGCCGCCCGCCTCGGCGAGCCCGCCGCCCTCGCCGTGCAGGCCGCGCCCGCGGTTCACGCCGCGGGCCGGCCGGCGACGGGAGGGCGTCCTACCGGCCGTCCCGGCGGGCAACCGGACTGCCGGTGGCGGGCGTGA
- a CDS encoding NAD(P)/FAD-dependent oxidoreductase, with protein MTTSQASAPDGPAALRERYRLERERRVRPDGARQYRDTDAEFGYYAADPYAGEPVGREPLHDIVDVAVVGGGFGGILAGARMRQQGLERVRIVEKGGDFGGTWYWNRYPGIHCDIESHVYLPMLDETGYVPEWKYSPGEEIRRHAMRVARKFTLYSDALFSTAVTSLAWDEASGTWIVSTDRGDAFRATYVVTATGTLSEPKLPGIPGIEDFRGHTFHTSRWDYAYTGGTPDGGMTGLARKRVGIVGTGATGVQVIPMLAEDARHVYVFQRTPSTVDVRANRRTTARDVGADHDGWARERRENYLRIVSGETAGQDLVADRWTLSAHLLEKLLPSFRRQGDRKVFEAAYEAADAAKMNELRTRVEQSVTDPDTAEKLKPWYRYACKRPTFSDTYYPAFNRGNVTLVDTADTHGIERITEHGVVVGDTTYELDCLIFATGFSVGTSGIHSGKLPVHGRGGAQLLHTWARQGPRTLHGFTSNGFPNLIQMGTLQNASSVNFTHILDEQAVHAAALVAAAEAEGALIEPSRAAEDAWLAVLAEDAPDHEWFHAECTPGYYNREGRGRPNGPIAYPHGAYAFHELLSRWREESMADILRAGNGNSPRRPGR; from the coding sequence ATGACAACCTCTCAAGCGTCGGCCCCCGACGGACCCGCCGCGCTGAGGGAGCGGTACCGCCTCGAACGTGAACGGCGTGTACGGCCCGACGGTGCCCGCCAATACCGCGACACCGACGCCGAGTTCGGCTACTACGCCGCAGATCCGTACGCGGGGGAGCCGGTCGGGCGGGAGCCGCTGCACGACATCGTCGATGTCGCGGTGGTCGGTGGGGGATTCGGCGGCATTCTCGCCGGGGCGCGGATGCGGCAACAGGGCTTGGAGCGCGTCCGGATCGTGGAGAAGGGCGGCGACTTCGGGGGCACCTGGTACTGGAACCGGTACCCGGGCATCCACTGCGACATCGAATCGCACGTGTACCTGCCGATGCTCGACGAGACCGGGTACGTTCCGGAGTGGAAGTACTCTCCCGGTGAGGAGATACGCCGCCACGCGATGCGGGTCGCACGGAAGTTCACCCTCTACTCCGACGCACTGTTCTCCACCGCGGTCACCTCACTCGCCTGGGACGAGGCGTCCGGGACGTGGATCGTCTCCACCGACCGCGGCGACGCGTTCCGGGCCACGTACGTCGTCACGGCCACCGGCACCCTCTCCGAGCCGAAGCTCCCCGGGATACCCGGCATCGAGGACTTCAGGGGCCACACCTTCCACACGTCACGGTGGGACTACGCCTACACCGGCGGCACCCCGGACGGAGGCATGACCGGCCTCGCGCGGAAACGGGTGGGCATCGTCGGCACCGGGGCCACCGGCGTCCAGGTCATACCCATGCTGGCCGAGGACGCCCGGCACGTCTACGTCTTCCAGCGCACCCCCTCCACCGTGGACGTGCGTGCCAACCGCCGTACCACCGCCCGGGACGTCGGCGCCGACCACGACGGCTGGGCGCGAGAACGCCGTGAGAACTATCTGCGGATCGTCTCCGGTGAGACGGCCGGACAGGATCTCGTGGCGGACCGCTGGACCCTGTCGGCCCACCTCCTGGAGAAGCTCCTGCCGAGCTTCCGCCGGCAGGGCGACCGGAAGGTCTTCGAAGCCGCCTACGAGGCGGCCGACGCCGCCAAGATGAACGAACTCCGCACCCGCGTCGAACAGTCCGTCACCGACCCGGACACGGCGGAGAAGCTCAAACCCTGGTACCGGTACGCCTGCAAGCGCCCCACCTTCTCCGACACGTACTACCCGGCGTTCAACCGCGGCAACGTCACCCTGGTCGACACCGCGGACACCCATGGCATCGAGCGCATCACCGAACACGGCGTCGTGGTCGGCGACACCACGTATGAACTCGACTGCCTGATCTTCGCCACCGGGTTCTCCGTCGGGACCTCCGGCATCCACTCCGGCAAGCTCCCCGTCCACGGCCGCGGCGGCGCCCAGTTGCTGCACACCTGGGCGCGACAGGGCCCGCGCACTCTGCACGGCTTCACCAGCAACGGCTTCCCGAACCTGATCCAGATGGGGACGCTCCAGAACGCCAGCAGCGTCAACTTCACGCACATTCTGGACGAGCAGGCCGTCCATGCCGCAGCCCTCGTCGCGGCGGCCGAAGCCGAGGGCGCGCTCATCGAACCGTCCCGCGCGGCCGAGGACGCCTGGCTCGCCGTCCTGGCCGAGGACGCCCCCGACCACGAGTGGTTCCACGCCGAGTGCACCCCCGGCTATTACAACCGCGAGGGGCGCGGCCGGCCGAACGGCCCGATCGCCTACCCTCACGGCGCGTACGCCTTCCACGAACTCCTGAGCCGATGGCGCGAAGAGTCCATGGCCGACATCCTCCGGGCCGGGAACGGGAACTCGCCACGGCGGCCGGGAAGATGA
- a CDS encoding SMP-30/gluconolactonase/LRE family protein, with translation MPRLSIRPLAVLAMTGTLILTGCGTQTGDPGGRAAPVGADRIIRAHKVMQLTKVHEETGMTLLEGPAFGEDGGLFVVDVTAPSGRPKVIRVDVGKKTSRAVHTDDRGAYTSAQFSPYDGRLYLTDYAHGEVVSLAPDGGDQRTFFSGEVEGAQMNPDDIAFDEEGNLYVSDSRGLSEGKEHGRVVRIDRDGEKASVLAEDLASTNGISFDVDYRGLWISELTQNRISYLRLDGKGGVASRHTAIRVDGGIAQTDSIAVDADANLYLGLHGRAAMAVYDQHGERIATVEIPSRAEGLESVTNVAITPGGTKAYMTVSGPAGGFLYSFDAPAEGIRQSNGG, from the coding sequence ATGCCACGACTCTCCATCCGGCCCCTGGCCGTCCTCGCCATGACCGGCACCCTGATCCTCACCGGGTGCGGCACGCAGACAGGTGACCCGGGCGGTCGGGCGGCCCCCGTCGGCGCGGACAGGATCATCCGCGCGCACAAGGTCATGCAGCTGACAAAGGTCCACGAAGAGACCGGGATGACGCTGCTGGAGGGCCCGGCCTTCGGCGAGGACGGCGGCCTCTTCGTCGTGGACGTCACCGCGCCCTCGGGCCGGCCCAAGGTGATACGCGTCGATGTCGGGAAGAAGACGTCGCGGGCGGTCCACACCGACGACCGGGGGGCTTACACCTCGGCGCAGTTCAGCCCTTACGACGGACGGCTCTACCTGACCGACTACGCCCACGGCGAGGTCGTGAGCCTGGCCCCGGACGGCGGTGATCAGCGGACCTTCTTCTCCGGCGAGGTCGAGGGGGCACAGATGAACCCCGACGACATCGCCTTCGACGAGGAGGGCAACCTGTACGTCAGCGACTCCCGCGGCCTGAGCGAGGGCAAGGAGCACGGGCGTGTGGTGCGGATCGACCGCGACGGCGAGAAGGCCAGCGTCCTGGCCGAGGATCTGGCCTCGACGAACGGAATCTCCTTCGACGTGGACTACCGAGGGCTCTGGATCAGCGAGCTGACCCAGAACCGGATCTCCTACCTCCGCCTCGACGGAAAGGGCGGCGTGGCTTCCCGGCACACCGCCATCCGTGTCGACGGCGGAATCGCCCAGACCGACTCGATCGCCGTGGACGCGGACGCCAACCTCTACCTGGGACTGCACGGCCGGGCCGCGATGGCCGTGTACGACCAGCACGGTGAGCGCATCGCGACGGTGGAGATCCCCTCCCGCGCCGAAGGCCTCGAATCGGTGACGAACGTGGCGATCACGCCCGGCGGGACCAAGGCCTACATGACCGTCAGCGGGCCCGCCGGAGGGTTCCTGTACTCCTTCGACGCTCCGGCGGAAGGTATCCGGCAGTCCAACGGCGGCTGA
- a CDS encoding L-histidine N(alpha)-methyltransferase has translation MAVDKGAAFWDDRSALLAGLGEEPPRIPAHFGYDALGSDLFELITELPDYYLTRVEFGLLKRHADEMADLIGCGSIAELGSGSAKKTRLLLAACAARRPTSYLPIDVSREMLEASGRDLAATLPSVRVRGLWGRYEAGLAWLRDSEPEPVVVSFLGSNLGNMTSAELDGLMSEIVGTLRPGDGFLVSVDLLKSARTLEAAYNDPEGRSAFTRFRFNHLDHLNRRFDGNFDSRNFQVRAHFDSDASAVEARVYAREDHSVALRALNLELNLRRGESINVGLSRKFRREQFVADVTSRGLDLRAEWIDEEWQYGIFLFTRSHDLRERTHEI, from the coding sequence ATGGCGGTTGACAAGGGCGCCGCATTTTGGGATGACCGGTCGGCTCTCCTGGCCGGCCTCGGGGAGGAGCCGCCGCGGATTCCAGCTCATTTCGGGTACGACGCTCTCGGGTCGGACCTGTTCGAGTTGATCACCGAGCTGCCCGATTACTATCTCACTCGGGTCGAGTTCGGGCTGCTGAAGCGTCACGCCGACGAAATGGCCGACCTGATCGGATGCGGGTCGATCGCCGAACTGGGCAGCGGGAGCGCCAAGAAGACCCGCTTGTTGTTGGCGGCCTGTGCCGCTCGTCGCCCGACCTCCTACCTGCCGATCGACGTCAGCCGCGAGATGCTCGAGGCCAGCGGGCGAGATCTGGCCGCCACGCTTCCCTCCGTGAGAGTGCGGGGGCTGTGGGGCCGGTACGAGGCCGGGCTGGCCTGGCTGCGGGACAGTGAGCCCGAGCCGGTGGTGGTGTCATTCCTCGGGAGCAATCTCGGGAATATGACATCGGCAGAACTGGACGGACTGATGTCCGAGATCGTCGGTACGCTCCGGCCCGGCGACGGATTCCTGGTATCCGTCGATCTCCTGAAGTCGGCCCGGACACTCGAAGCCGCGTACAACGATCCGGAGGGCCGGTCGGCGTTCACGCGATTCCGGTTCAATCATCTGGATCACCTCAATCGGCGCTTCGACGGTAATTTCGACTCCCGGAATTTTCAGGTGCGGGCCCACTTCGACTCCGATGCCTCTGCCGTCGAGGCCCGGGTCTACGCGAGGGAAGACCATTCCGTCGCGCTCCGCGCATTGAATCTTGAGCTGAACCTGAGGCGCGGAGAATCGATCAACGTCGGGCTTTCCCGCAAGTTCCGGCGCGAGCAATTCGTAGCCGATGTCACCTCGCGCGGTCTCGATCTCCGCGCGGAGTGGATCGACGAGGAATGGCAGTACGGAATCTTCCTTTTCACCCGCTCGCACGATCTCCGTGAGCGCACGCATGAGATCTGA
- a CDS encoding DJ-1/PfpI family protein, translated as MTETTPTASPAPTEAPTKTIAFVLYPGITPLDIVGPLQVFAALGDLVPGYRTVVVGERIEPMASDTPLSLVPSHTFDGIPDPHAMIVPGGLVPTLAAMADENLLRNLRETAARSQVVGSVCTGSLLLAAAGLLEGRRATTHWMYRDLLARFGATPVTRRWVEDGHVITAAGVSAGIDMALHLVGRLAGDEVARMVQLFIEYDPEPPFGPIDWKAADSGQYAPFARELLQKALAGHPALLAQLSDQ; from the coding sequence ATGACCGAGACCACGCCCACAGCCTCGCCCGCGCCGACCGAGGCCCCGACGAAGACCATCGCGTTCGTGCTGTACCCCGGGATCACTCCGCTGGACATCGTCGGCCCGCTACAGGTGTTCGCGGCGCTGGGCGATCTCGTTCCCGGCTACCGCACCGTCGTGGTCGGTGAGCGGATCGAGCCGATGGCGAGCGACACCCCGCTGTCCCTCGTGCCCAGTCACACCTTCGACGGGATACCGGATCCGCACGCGATGATCGTGCCCGGTGGCCTCGTTCCCACCCTCGCCGCGATGGCCGACGAGAATCTGCTCCGGAACCTGCGGGAGACCGCGGCGCGTTCCCAGGTCGTCGGCTCCGTGTGCACCGGCTCGCTGCTGCTCGCGGCGGCAGGGCTCCTGGAGGGCCGCCGGGCCACCACGCACTGGATGTACCGGGACCTCCTGGCGAGGTTCGGGGCGACCCCGGTCACCCGGCGCTGGGTCGAGGACGGCCATGTCATCACCGCCGCTGGAGTCTCGGCGGGCATCGACATGGCGCTGCACCTCGTCGGCCGCCTCGCCGGCGACGAGGTCGCGCGGATGGTCCAGTTGTTCATCGAGTACGACCCCGAGCCGCCCTTCGGCCCGATCGACTGGAAGGCCGCCGACAGCGGCCAGTACGCGCCCTTCGCCCGGGAACTGCTCCAGAAGGCCCTGGCCGGCCACCCGGCCCTGCTGGCACAGCTGAGCGATCAGTGA
- a CDS encoding TetR/AcrR family transcriptional regulator has translation MKQQPRADERRPANDGPKAAARNRAALVAAAREVYAESGLDAPLSAVARRAGVGQGVLYRHFPDRAAVATAVLEENVRQIEQAAAAEGATLADVLGVMTWHLTESAAFIGLMHADGAGSRSGIRAHALALSERVERGLRGHLPDGYRLGGANDLMLAVAMVSGAVTGPTREEREQRALAAWRLLGIEVGPVRPFEG, from the coding sequence GTGAAGCAGCAGCCCAGGGCGGACGAGCGGCGGCCCGCGAACGACGGGCCGAAGGCCGCCGCCCGTAATCGCGCCGCTCTGGTCGCCGCCGCACGGGAGGTCTACGCGGAGTCCGGTCTGGACGCTCCGCTCTCCGCCGTCGCGCGTCGTGCCGGCGTCGGGCAGGGCGTTCTGTACCGGCACTTTCCCGACCGGGCCGCCGTGGCGACCGCGGTTCTGGAGGAGAACGTACGGCAGATCGAGCAGGCCGCGGCGGCCGAGGGAGCGACCCTGGCCGACGTCCTCGGCGTGATGACGTGGCACCTCACGGAATCGGCGGCTTTCATCGGGCTCATGCACGCCGATGGAGCCGGAAGCCGCTCCGGTATCCGCGCGCATGCCCTGGCCCTCTCCGAGAGGGTCGAGCGGGGTCTGCGGGGACACCTGCCGGACGGGTACCGGCTCGGTGGGGCGAACGACCTGATGCTCGCGGTCGCCATGGTCTCCGGAGCGGTCACCGGCCCCACCCGCGAGGAGCGCGAACAGCGGGCGCTGGCCGCCTGGCGGCTGCTCGGCATCGAGGTGGGACCGGTACGGCCTTTCGAGGGATGA